From Hippea alviniae EP5-r, the proteins below share one genomic window:
- a CDS encoding DUF2202 domain-containing protein produces MKKALKIGIALTVSVGMMSNLAIAYGGPRYNKGNRQTITINQKITEADRVGLIHMVEEEKLAHDVYTYLYKKWNMPVFERIARSESNHIRAIRRLLSVYGITDPTTGKENGKFKSQKMQKLYEQLTKDGSKSRIDALKIGATIEDLDIYDLEKYIKNTDNSAIKRVYSNLTRGSRNHLRIFISELKNLGATYTPQYISKEEFDKILSSPIEKGNHQTRGKLGFQ; encoded by the coding sequence ATGAAAAAAGCGCTAAAAATAGGTATAGCCTTAACAGTAAGTGTTGGAATGATGTCAAACTTAGCAATTGCATACGGTGGTCCAAGATACAACAAAGGCAACAGACAGACAATAACAATCAATCAAAAAATCACCGAAGCCGACAGAGTTGGGCTGATACACATGGTTGAAGAAGAAAAACTCGCTCACGATGTTTACACATACCTTTACAAGAAATGGAACATGCCTGTATTTGAAAGGATTGCAAGAAGCGAAAGTAATCACATAAGGGCAATAAGAAGACTCCTGTCTGTTTATGGAATCACCGACCCAACAACAGGCAAAGAGAACGGTAAATTCAAATCTCAAAAGATGCAAAAATTATACGAACAATTAACAAAAGATGGGTCAAAAAGCAGAATAGATGCACTCAAAATTGGAGCGACGATAGAAGATTTAGACATCTACGACTTAGAAAAATACATAAAAAACACAGATAATAGTGCAATAAAGCGAGTGTATTCCAATTTAACGAGAGGCTCAAGAAATCACCTGCGCATATTTATATCGGAACTCAAAAATCTTGGTGCAACATACACACCACAATACATAAGCAAAGAAGAATTCGACAAAATTTTATCTTCACCTATAGAAAAAGGAAACCATCAAACAAGGGGTAAATTAGGCTTTCAATAA
- a CDS encoding ammonium transporter, producing MKKLMGVKLVFMVFLLFFSFGSLSFASVGKVNSGDTAWMLTSTAFVMFMTPAGLALFYGGMVRSKNILNTIAMSFLSYCIVSVVWVLWGYTLSFGPDIGGIIGDFKYFLMNGITPSSVEGTIPAFLFAAFQMTFAAITVALISGSVVERLKFSFWLVFSVLWVSFVYSPIAHWVWGGGFLSKLGVLDFAGGTVVHINAGVGGLVLALFVGKRKGFRRTAMPPSSITLTALGAAMLWFGWFGFNAGSALAADGSAASAFFVTNIAAAIGAISWMGVEWIVHKHPTVLGAASGAVAGLVAITPAAGFVNSLGALIIGAVSGVLGFLGASYLKFVFDYDDSLDAFGVHGLNGIWGALATGLFADPSINGAKGLFYGNFHQFLVQVESIIVVIVYTAIMTYLIAKAISVVMGNIRVDEEDEVKGLDVAIHTEKGFEL from the coding sequence ATGAAGAAGTTGATGGGTGTGAAATTGGTTTTTATGGTTTTTTTGCTGTTTTTTTCTTTTGGGTCTTTGTCTTTTGCTTCTGTTGGTAAGGTGAACAGCGGGGATACAGCATGGATGCTTACATCAACAGCTTTTGTTATGTTTATGACTCCTGCTGGTCTTGCTCTGTTTTACGGTGGTATGGTAAGGTCGAAAAATATTTTAAACACGATAGCTATGTCTTTTTTGAGTTATTGCATAGTGAGTGTTGTATGGGTTTTGTGGGGATACACTCTCTCTTTTGGGCCAGATATTGGTGGAATTATAGGGGATTTTAAATATTTTCTTATGAATGGTATAACTCCTTCTTCAGTTGAAGGGACTATTCCCGCCTTTCTATTTGCTGCTTTTCAAATGACATTTGCAGCTATTACAGTGGCATTAATTAGTGGTAGTGTGGTAGAGAGATTGAAGTTCTCTTTTTGGCTTGTTTTTAGCGTGCTATGGGTGAGTTTTGTTTATTCTCCCATTGCACATTGGGTGTGGGGAGGTGGATTTTTATCAAAGCTTGGGGTCTTGGATTTTGCAGGTGGAACAGTCGTTCATATAAATGCTGGCGTTGGCGGTCTTGTTCTTGCACTGTTTGTTGGTAAAAGAAAAGGTTTTAGAAGAACAGCCATGCCGCCTTCTTCTATAACTTTAACAGCTTTGGGTGCTGCTATGCTCTGGTTTGGTTGGTTTGGATTTAATGCTGGAAGTGCTTTGGCTGCTGATGGGTCTGCTGCAAGTGCGTTTTTTGTTACGAATATCGCTGCTGCAATAGGAGCTATAAGTTGGATGGGTGTTGAATGGATTGTCCATAAGCACCCAACTGTGCTTGGTGCTGCAAGTGGTGCTGTTGCAGGTCTTGTCGCTATTACTCCCGCTGCTGGTTTTGTTAATAGCTTGGGTGCTTTGATTATAGGTGCTGTTTCTGGCGTTTTGGGTTTCTTAGGTGCTTCGTATCTAAAATTTGTTTTTGACTACGATGATTCGCTTGATGCTTTTGGTGTGCACGGTTTAAACGGTATATGGGGTGCTTTGGCTACAGGTTTATTTGCTGACCCTTCTATAAATGGAGCTAAAGGACTATTTTACGGAAATTTCCATCAGTTTCTAGTTCAAGTTGAGAGTATTATTGTAGTGATAGTATATACCGCCATTATGACATACCTTATAGCAAAGGCGATATCTGTGGTTATGGGGAATATAAGAGTTGACGAAGAAGACGAGGTTAAAGGGTTAGATGTTGCAATCCATACAGAAAAGGGTTTCGAGCTATAA